A window from Neobacillus sp. PS3-40 encodes these proteins:
- a CDS encoding DMT family transporter codes for MNKFADMSLLFVTFIWGTTFVLVQNAINSLEPFSFNGIRFLIAALLLIFWLIIFERKQLKQLDKKIILSGVFIGFWLFVGYVTQTIGLLYTTSSKAGFITGLNVIFVPLLSMLLLKQTLSKNVIVGVAIATIGLFLLTTTDISAFNIGDGFVFICAIAFAMQIIFTGKFSGKYPTLLLTVIQISTVSILSIVSSFLFEDWKKMFQTNIILSKEVFIAILITAIFATALAFLLQTNFQKYTTTTRVALIFAMEPVFAAITGYFWAHDRLTYSAITGCILIFAGMIFAEVPVRKITWLRKSNIKNNSL; via the coding sequence GGGGGACCACATTTGTTTTAGTGCAAAATGCAATTAATTCCCTCGAACCATTCTCATTTAATGGAATCAGATTTCTGATTGCTGCACTTTTACTAATCTTTTGGCTCATTATTTTCGAAAGAAAACAATTAAAGCAACTCGATAAAAAGATCATTCTTTCTGGTGTTTTTATTGGATTTTGGCTTTTTGTTGGTTATGTAACCCAAACCATTGGCCTCTTATATACTACTTCCTCAAAGGCTGGATTTATTACTGGATTAAACGTTATTTTTGTTCCATTACTTTCAATGTTGTTATTAAAACAAACTTTAAGTAAAAATGTGATTGTAGGTGTAGCTATTGCAACGATCGGTTTATTCTTGCTTACGACCACCGATATATCTGCCTTTAATATCGGGGATGGGTTTGTATTTATTTGCGCAATAGCCTTTGCCATGCAAATCATTTTCACAGGTAAATTTAGTGGTAAATACCCCACATTATTATTAACAGTCATTCAGATTTCAACAGTTTCAATATTATCTATTGTTTCTTCGTTTCTATTTGAAGATTGGAAAAAAATGTTTCAAACTAACATTATACTATCCAAGGAAGTATTTATCGCAATTTTAATCACTGCTATTTTTGCTACTGCACTTGCATTTTTATTGCAAACAAACTTTCAGAAATACACGACCACAACAAGAGTTGCGTTAATTTTCGCGATGGAACCGGTTTTTGCTGCAATTACTGGATACTTTTGGGCTCATGACCGCTTGACCTATAGTGCAATAACTGGCTGTATCCTCATTTTTGCTGGCATGATCTTTGCTGAGGTGCCTGTTAGGAAAATAACGTGGCTTAGAAAAAGTAATATTAAAAATAACTCCCTTTAA
- a CDS encoding DUF6123 family protein: MGEFVLTVEEYLHTLHGKGFQLQGDAIGFIYFGRHYTNASDEITNAAIELTLKAQKRFDGSFYVALLETLIESKIKTRKAAIQFAKEKELLAM, encoded by the coding sequence ATGGGGGAGTTCGTTCTGACGGTTGAAGAATACTTGCATACTTTACATGGGAAGGGCTTTCAATTACAAGGAGATGCAATTGGCTTTATTTACTTTGGGAGACATTATACAAATGCGTCCGATGAAATAACCAATGCTGCAATTGAACTGACATTAAAGGCGCAGAAAAGATTTGATGGCAGTTTCTATGTAGCACTACTCGAAACATTGATCGAAAGCAAAATAAAAACGAGAAAAGCGGCCATACAGTTTGCTAAAGAGAAAGAACTGTTGGCTATGTAA
- a CDS encoding sulfurtransferase produces the protein MKYVKDKEWLLKKLPEKNIKIIDCRFSLAEPNKGKEAYLESHLPGAVFFDLEKDLSKPASIHGGRHPLPNIEEFVGKLESAGIDDKTIIIAYDNGESAFAARFWWMLQYLGHEQVFILDGGFKEWKDANYPITAEISSNESTNFSIRLQKEIIASMEDVKEVIYGQLESGILIDSREEKRFLGIEEPIDKKAGHIPKAINKPWFEGLKSGLFRQANEQQKRFADVDPSKQIIVYCGSGVTATPNYLALKEAGYQNVKLYIGSFSDWISYEENEIK, from the coding sequence ATGAAGTATGTGAAGGATAAAGAGTGGCTGTTAAAAAAATTACCTGAAAAGAATATAAAAATCATCGATTGTAGGTTTTCGTTAGCAGAGCCTAATAAAGGGAAGGAAGCTTATTTGGAAAGTCATCTTCCTGGTGCTGTTTTTTTTGATCTTGAAAAGGATTTATCAAAGCCCGCTAGCATACATGGAGGGCGTCATCCTCTTCCTAACATAGAAGAATTTGTTGGGAAATTGGAAAGTGCAGGAATTGATGACAAAACTATTATTATCGCATACGATAACGGCGAAAGTGCATTTGCTGCACGATTTTGGTGGATGTTACAGTACTTAGGACATGAACAAGTTTTCATTCTTGATGGAGGCTTTAAAGAATGGAAGGATGCGAACTATCCAATTACAGCAGAAATTTCTAGTAATGAAAGTACGAATTTTTCCATCCGTTTACAGAAAGAAATAATTGCTTCAATGGAGGATGTAAAAGAAGTTATCTATGGTCAATTAGAATCTGGTATATTAATTGATTCACGCGAGGAAAAAAGATTTTTAGGAATTGAAGAACCAATTGATAAAAAGGCAGGACATATCCCAAAGGCAATCAACAAGCCTTGGTTTGAGGGATTAAAGAGCGGATTATTTAGGCAAGCAAACGAACAACAAAAAAGATTTGCAGATGTTGATCCTTCAAAACAAATTATTGTATATTGTGGTTCAGGAGTAACAGCTACTCCTAATTACTTGGCTTTAAAAGAAGCAGGGTATCAGAATGTTAAACTTTATATTGGAAGCTTTAGTGACTGGATATCGTATGAGGAAAATGAAATTAAATAA
- a CDS encoding 5'-3' exonuclease — protein sequence MQNQKPSLMLVDGMALLFRAFYATAVSGQFMINSKGIPTNGIHGFIKHLMTAVSTFKPTHLVVCWDMGSKTFRTELYDGYKANRSAAPDELIPQFDIVKEVVASLDIPNIGIHGFEADDCIGTIATKIKDVANVSILTGDQDILQLLDDNVSVILLKKGYGNYLVHTPVTFLEEKGINPQQMIDLKALMGDTSDNYPGVKGIGEKTALKLLQEYEHIEGIMANLNNLSKSIKTKIEQDLEMLHLSRMLAEIKCDVPVNCSLDDAKINVQKEKVIDKFTELELRGMHRLLPFEELFVS from the coding sequence GTGCAAAATCAAAAACCTTCTCTAATGCTTGTAGATGGTATGGCCCTATTGTTCCGTGCATTTTATGCTACGGCTGTGTCAGGACAATTTATGATAAATTCAAAGGGGATTCCCACTAATGGAATCCATGGTTTCATTAAGCACTTAATGACGGCAGTTTCGACCTTCAAACCAACACATCTTGTTGTTTGCTGGGATATGGGTAGCAAAACGTTTAGAACAGAACTTTATGATGGTTATAAAGCAAATCGATCAGCTGCTCCAGATGAATTAATCCCTCAGTTTGATATTGTGAAAGAGGTAGTGGCTTCTTTGGATATCCCGAATATTGGGATTCATGGATTTGAAGCAGATGATTGCATTGGAACCATTGCTACAAAGATAAAGGATGTTGCAAATGTCTCTATCTTAACAGGGGATCAGGATATTTTACAGCTTCTTGATGATAATGTCTCAGTTATTTTGCTTAAAAAAGGCTATGGTAATTATCTTGTTCATACTCCAGTAACTTTTTTAGAGGAAAAAGGAATTAATCCTCAGCAAATGATTGATTTAAAAGCATTAATGGGAGATACAAGTGATAATTATCCAGGCGTAAAAGGAATTGGTGAAAAAACTGCTCTTAAGCTTTTGCAGGAATATGAACATATTGAGGGCATTATGGCTAATTTAAATAATCTTTCAAAATCAATTAAGACAAAAATAGAGCAGGATTTAGAAATGCTACATTTGTCAAGAATGCTAGCTGAAATAAAATGCGATGTTCCCGTAAACTGTTCGCTTGATGATGCTAAAATTAATGTGCAAAAGGAAAAGGTTATTGATAAATTTACGGAATTAGAGCTTCGTGGAATGCACCGCTTGCTTCCGTTTGAAGAACTCTTTGTTTCCTAA
- a CDS encoding DNA polymerase beta superfamily protein codes for MRDWLVGMEDEFGIQILFACEAGSRAWGIQTDESDFDIRFIYRYRNVRKYLSLRKIPDVLEFQSPIDVTGFDLFKVCDLILKSNPSIYEWAFSPHVYMESNQFSNQLKQFISTNYSPFSLYKHYSSVKKRNVKELVKGEFNFKKQKQLIQAVRADLICTGLIKSKSIFSPYDYIDNVLNQSGIGDAYQTLTEAKRKQILLTNTEINEMIRFLSVAELNESMVLPKIQPSLDQLEHWLWDLLDI; via the coding sequence ATGAGAGATTGGTTAGTGGGTATGGAGGATGAATTTGGAATTCAAATTCTTTTTGCATGTGAAGCTGGGAGTAGAGCTTGGGGAATTCAAACGGATGAATCCGATTTTGATATTCGCTTTATTTATCGGTATAGGAATGTAAGAAAGTATCTATCATTACGAAAGATTCCAGATGTACTTGAATTCCAATCCCCAATCGATGTGACCGGCTTTGATCTTTTCAAAGTATGTGATCTTATTCTAAAGTCTAATCCTAGTATTTATGAGTGGGCCTTTTCGCCCCATGTTTATATGGAGAGTAATCAATTTTCTAATCAATTAAAACAATTTATATCCACCAATTACTCTCCATTCTCATTATATAAACATTACAGCTCTGTAAAAAAACGGAATGTAAAAGAATTGGTCAAAGGAGAATTTAACTTTAAGAAACAAAAACAACTCATTCAGGCCGTCAGAGCAGATTTGATTTGTACAGGTTTAATTAAATCAAAATCAATTTTTTCTCCTTATGATTATATTGATAACGTCCTTAATCAATCGGGAATAGGTGACGCCTATCAGACATTAACTGAAGCGAAAAGGAAACAAATTCTCTTAACAAATACCGAAATAAATGAAATGATACGTTTCCTATCAGTAGCAGAGCTGAATGAAAGCATGGTTCTTCCCAAAATCCAGCCATCTTTAGACCAGCTCGAACACTGGCTATGGGATCTATTAGACATTTGA
- the sspL gene encoding small, acid-soluble spore protein L has protein sequence MSKKNNKNRGVKAPGVNPQGYGQDAEFSEEPKSKLENLAKKNNKK, from the coding sequence GTGAGTAAAAAAAATAACAAGAATCGCGGTGTCAAGGCTCCTGGGGTCAATCCCCAAGGCTATGGGCAGGATGCAGAATTTTCCGAGGAACCAAAAAGTAAATTAGAAAATTTAGCGAAGAAAAACAATAAAAAATAA
- a CDS encoding divergent PAP2 family protein, translating to MNKGVYIALVSIGLAQGMKIPIHYYKQKEWRPELFFETGGMPSSHSAGVSSLTTYIALKQGVPTFDFALSFIYGLIVMYDAQGIRRQTGELTLKVNSLDELMTQIRNDKGIEFKEKSPKKLKEMLGHKPEEVIGGAILGVCTGMIGYLLSKSDRKLPFFKLKF from the coding sequence ATGAATAAAGGTGTTTATATAGCATTAGTAAGTATTGGACTTGCACAAGGAATGAAAATCCCAATTCATTACTATAAACAAAAGGAATGGCGACCTGAATTATTCTTTGAAACAGGAGGGATGCCAAGCTCCCACTCTGCGGGGGTGTCTTCACTTACAACGTACATCGCATTAAAGCAAGGGGTTCCTACTTTTGATTTTGCTCTTTCCTTCATTTATGGGCTAATTGTTATGTATGATGCACAGGGGATCCGCCGTCAAACTGGTGAATTAACTTTAAAAGTAAATTCGCTTGATGAACTTATGACCCAAATTCGTAATGATAAGGGTATTGAGTTTAAGGAAAAATCACCGAAAAAGCTAAAAGAAATGCTTGGCCACAAGCCTGAAGAAGTAATTGGGGGAGCAATACTTGGGGTATGTACTGGGATGATTGGATATTTATTATCAAAAAGTGATAGAAAATTGCCTTTTTTTAAGCTAAAATTTTAA